The following coding sequences are from one Rutidosis leptorrhynchoides isolate AG116_Rl617_1_P2 chromosome 11, CSIRO_AGI_Rlap_v1, whole genome shotgun sequence window:
- the LOC139877435 gene encoding dormancy-associated protein 1-like, with the protein MVFGQMWDEVVAGPQPNRGLGKLRKLATTSGREEGSSSQVGSISAPTSPTTPGTPTNMSPTAAARKDNVWRSVFNPGSNSATKDIGSKRFDNSNPGSPTVYDWLYSGDSRSKYR; encoded by the exons ATGGTTTTTGGTCAAATGTGGGACGAGGTTGTGGCTGGACCACAACCTAACCGTGGGCTCGGCAAGCTCCGTAAGCTTGCCACCACCTCTGGCCGAG AAGAAGGAAGTAGTAGCCAAGTCGGGTCTATATCAGCACCAACTAGCCCAACCACCCCAGGGACTCCAACAAACATGTCCCCAACCGCTGCTGCACGTAAGGATAATGTTTGGAGGAGTGTTTTTAACCCCGGAAGTAATAGCGCTACCAAAGATATCGGATCTAAACGCTTTGACAACAGCAATCCTGGTTCTCCTACTGTTTATGATTG GCTCTACAGTGGTGACTCGAGGAGCAAGTATCGTTAA